In Deltaproteobacteria bacterium, the following are encoded in one genomic region:
- a CDS encoding cupredoxin domain-containing protein produces MKSLIPSAVVLSLVLLASSAIPAEGPDLAKALAGADWSKMETVTVTMTEYAFSPSPIVLEEGVPTRLVLKNAGKEAHYFVAEQFFKGIATRKVQGSDGEIKAPYFTALEVYPGKMLEWFLVPAQKGVYDLLCTVKGHAEHGMKGKIEVR; encoded by the coding sequence ATGAAGTCCCTCATACCGTCCGCGGTTGTGCTCTCCCTTGTTCTTCTTGCGTCTTCCGCGATCCCCGCGGAGGGCCCGGATCTCGCCAAGGCGCTCGCCGGGGCCGACTGGTCGAAGATGGAAACCGTCACCGTCACGATGACCGAGTACGCCTTTTCTCCCTCACCCATCGTCCTCGAGGAGGGCGTCCCGACCAGGCTCGTACTGAAAAACGCCGGGAAGGAGGCCCATTATTTCGTGGCGGAACAGTTCTTCAAGGGGATCGCCACGAGGAAAGTCCAGGGTTCCGACGGCGAGATCAAGGCCCCTTACTTCACGGCGCTGGAGGTGTACCCGGGGAAGATGCTGGAGTGGTTCCTGGTGCCCGCACAGAAGGGGGTATACGACCTCCTCTGCACCGTCAAGGGACACGCCGAGCACGGAATGAAAGGGAAGATCGAGGTGCGTTGA
- a CDS encoding flavin reductase family protein gives MRKRTFPLSQVYRLLEPGPVVLVTTARKGRANIMTMSWHTMMEFEPPIVGCVISNRNHTFGILKATKECVINIPTVELAAKAVGCGNTSGQRVDKFRVFRLTPAPASLVAAPLIVECYANLECKVVDTRMVTKYNFFILEVFKAWIDPLRKAPRTIHHLGRGAFMVAGRTITLPSKMK, from the coding sequence ATGAGGAAAAGAACATTTCCATTGTCTCAGGTCTATCGGCTGCTCGAACCCGGGCCGGTAGTGCTGGTCACGACGGCCCGCAAGGGGCGGGCGAACATTATGACCATGTCGTGGCATACGATGATGGAGTTCGAGCCACCGATCGTGGGCTGCGTGATCAGTAACCGGAACCATACTTTCGGCATCCTGAAAGCGACCAAGGAATGCGTCATCAACATCCCGACGGTGGAGCTGGCGGCGAAGGCGGTGGGCTGCGGCAATACCTCCGGGCAGCGCGTCGACAAATTCAGGGTTTTCCGCCTTACCCCCGCCCCCGCCTCCCTGGTCGCCGCGCCGCTCATCGTGGAGTGCTATGCAAATCTCGAATGCAAGGTCGTGGATACGCGCATGGTGACGAAGTACAACTTCTTCATCCTCGAGGTATTCAAGGCATGGATCGACCCTTTGAGGAAGGCGCCACGGACGATCCATCATCTCGGCAGGGGCGCGTTCATGGTCGCGGGCAGGACGATCACGTTGCCCTCGAAGATGAAATAG
- a CDS encoding nuclear transport factor 2 family protein yields MGPADRMDGQTKATLEAIERFNQAFGRHDVDGVMRAMTDDCVFENTCPPPDGERYDGQAQVRGFWERFFRSSPGAVFETEEIFAAGDRCGIRWLYRWVDGDGKPGHIRGVDVFRVRDGKVAEKFSYVKG; encoded by the coding sequence ATGGGACCGGCTGACAGGATGGACGGACAAACAAAGGCAACCCTCGAGGCCATCGAGAGATTCAACCAGGCGTTCGGGCGGCACGACGTCGATGGTGTGATGCGAGCGATGACAGACGATTGCGTCTTCGAGAATACCTGCCCGCCTCCCGATGGGGAACGGTACGATGGACAGGCGCAGGTGCGGGGGTTCTGGGAGCGCTTCTTCCGCTCCTCTCCCGGGGCGGTCTTCGAAACGGAGGAGATCTTCGCAGCCGGGGATCGGTGCGGTATCCGGTGGCTCTACCGATGGGTGGATGGGGACGGCAAGCCGGGGCACATCCGGGGAGTCGACGTCTTCCGCGTCCGGGACGGCAAGGTGGCGGAAAAGTTTTCCTACGTAAAAGGGTAA
- a CDS encoding VWA domain-containing protein, producing the protein MKTSLLGDRIVMLAVGLATLILGAACAHAAPLMLDVRSENRRVLVPGLGDGTIQIQVIAPDAPAIHTDRPRLNLALVIDRSGSMAEARKLDFVKTAAHHLVDMMGPDDLLSIVTYSQEVQIPWSSRPVGRDREELHRIISGLYPGGSTFLSGGLEEGFRQAKAGKRKGTLNRVLLLSDGLANVGVTNRGALRERAGDMADKGISVSTFGVGNDFDEELMTRIAGGGGGNYRYLGDPERIVAALESEFHTASRTAASEVEIIIRLKRDCRFGSVLGRDWRRDGDAYVIRLGDLSAGERRTVFAKLNVAGERTGVREVGDVALRYRDPVTSKGITTSSKGVSLELVRDERIYREGFDRSVQEKRAVAEANVLVQEAARLADQGKKEEAKGMLGKAAAGLAAAPPSPAVRAEMDHANRYKNSLDTMGDMSSESAKGAQKAIKYRAYETLQQR; encoded by the coding sequence ATGAAAACTTCGCTGCTCGGCGACAGGATCGTAATGCTGGCGGTGGGGCTGGCGACGCTGATTCTCGGCGCGGCGTGCGCCCATGCGGCGCCCCTTATGCTCGACGTGCGGTCGGAGAACCGGAGAGTGCTCGTCCCCGGTCTCGGCGACGGGACGATCCAGATCCAGGTAATCGCTCCCGACGCCCCGGCGATCCACACCGACCGGCCCAGGCTGAACCTCGCGCTCGTCATCGACCGGAGCGGCTCGATGGCCGAGGCGCGCAAGCTCGACTTCGTCAAGACGGCCGCCCATCATCTCGTGGACATGATGGGGCCGGACGATCTGCTCTCCATCGTGACCTACAGCCAGGAGGTCCAGATCCCGTGGTCGTCGCGTCCCGTGGGGCGGGACCGGGAGGAGCTCCACCGGATCATCTCCGGGTTGTATCCGGGCGGGTCGACCTTCCTCTCCGGCGGGCTGGAGGAAGGGTTCCGGCAGGCGAAGGCAGGGAAGCGCAAGGGCACCTTGAACCGGGTCCTTCTCCTCTCGGACGGGCTGGCCAACGTCGGCGTGACCAACCGCGGCGCCCTGCGGGAGCGCGCGGGGGACATGGCGGACAAGGGAATCTCCGTTTCCACGTTCGGCGTCGGCAACGATTTCGACGAGGAGCTGATGACGAGGATCGCAGGGGGCGGCGGAGGGAATTACCGCTACCTCGGCGATCCCGAGCGGATCGTGGCGGCGTTGGAATCCGAGTTCCATACTGCCTCGCGGACGGCCGCTTCCGAGGTCGAGATCATCATCCGGCTCAAGAGAGACTGCCGCTTCGGCTCGGTCCTCGGGCGCGACTGGCGGCGCGACGGCGACGCCTACGTCATCCGGCTGGGCGATCTTTCCGCGGGCGAGCGTCGGACCGTCTTCGCCAAGTTGAACGTGGCCGGGGAACGGACCGGGGTGCGGGAAGTCGGGGACGTGGCGCTCCGGTACCGCGACCCGGTGACGTCGAAGGGGATCACCACCTCCTCCAAGGGGGTTTCCCTCGAACTCGTCCGCGACGAGCGGATCTATCGCGAGGGGTTCGACCGGTCGGTGCAGGAAAAGAGGGCCGTCGCGGAGGCGAACGTGCTGGTGCAGGAAGCGGCCCGGCTGGCCGACCAGGGGAAAAAGGAGGAGGCGAAGGGGATGCTCGGCAAGGCCGCGGCAGGGCTGGCCGCTGCCCCGCCGTCGCCCGCGGTCCGCGCGGAGATGGATCATGCGAACCGGTACAAGAACAGCCTCGACACGATGGGCGACATGAGCTCGGAGTCGGCCAAGGGGGCCCAGAAGGCGATCAAGTATCGCGCGTACGAGACGCTCCAACAGCGATAG
- a CDS encoding RNA polymerase sigma factor, whose amino-acid sequence MSADLDEEMDERLAALAAGGDRDAFDALVTRHRQSVYRLCWSATGNAADADDAAQETFVRVYRSLPSYDPGRPFGPWIRKIAWNCGLSVRRDGNAGVPRVAEGDASETADPAPGPEEAAAGNEERRRVADAMAGLPAELR is encoded by the coding sequence ATGAGCGCGGACCTCGACGAGGAAATGGACGAACGGCTTGCCGCGCTGGCGGCAGGGGGCGACCGGGACGCGTTCGACGCGCTGGTGACCCGCCACAGGCAGTCGGTCTACCGGCTTTGCTGGTCGGCGACGGGGAACGCCGCCGACGCGGACGACGCGGCGCAGGAGACGTTCGTGCGGGTGTACCGGTCGCTCCCTTCGTACGATCCGGGGAGGCCGTTCGGCCCGTGGATTCGAAAGATCGCGTGGAACTGCGGCCTGTCGGTCCGCCGCGACGGGAACGCGGGAGTACCCAGGGTCGCCGAGGGCGACGCGTCCGAGACGGCCGACCCGGCGCCCGGCCCCGAGGAGGCGGCCGCGGGAAACGAAGAGAGGCGGCGGGTGGCGGACGCGATGGCCGGCCTTCCCGCCGAACTTCGGA
- a CDS encoding type 1 glutamine amidotransferase produces the protein MELKGKHVAVLAEDLYEDLELWYPVYRFREAGAKVTIVGGGASGYSSKHGYPVTPDATAEKVNAADFDAVIIPGGYAPDRMRRHKAMVDLVRNMSAKGKVVAAICHGGWMLVSADVLRGRKATCFFAIKDDLVNAGARYEDREVVRDGNLVTSRKPEDLPAFCRTIIQALTEAKS, from the coding sequence ATGGAACTGAAAGGGAAACACGTTGCCGTATTGGCGGAGGATCTCTACGAGGATCTCGAGTTGTGGTACCCCGTGTATCGGTTCCGGGAGGCGGGAGCGAAGGTGACCATCGTGGGGGGAGGCGCGAGCGGATACTCCTCCAAGCACGGGTACCCGGTGACTCCCGACGCGACCGCGGAGAAAGTAAACGCCGCCGACTTCGACGCGGTCATCATACCGGGCGGCTATGCGCCCGACCGGATGCGCCGCCACAAGGCGATGGTGGACCTGGTCCGCAACATGTCTGCGAAAGGGAAGGTTGTCGCTGCGATCTGCCACGGCGGGTGGATGCTGGTTTCGGCGGACGTGTTGCGGGGCAGGAAGGCGACCTGCTTCTTCGCCATCAAGGACGACCTGGTGAACGCGGGTGCCCGGTACGAGGACCGGGAAGTCGTCCGGGACGGCAATCTGGTCACGTCGCGGAAGCCGGAAGACCTGCCGGCATTCTGCCGGACGATCATCCAGGCCCTGACCGAGGCAAAGTCGTAA
- a CDS encoding DoxX family protein yields the protein MVAIPDRASDPLFPESYRQKPFTGAGGGGVEFLKYDTRRYFLFGIRFFFGSWLLYAGLSKWIFMGPGMFVGYISAQFDKTWSPHVLNVFLAWLIMIVEPVLALLILSGKKARTVWTLTSLFMFLLTIGQTILMKPDVIANWQYLVLVLLCAALSDPDPPGPM from the coding sequence ATGGTGGCGATCCCCGATCGGGCATCCGATCCGCTCTTTCCTGAATCTTACCGGCAGAAGCCTTTCACCGGTGCGGGAGGAGGGGGCGTGGAATTTCTCAAATACGACACTCGCAGATACTTTCTGTTCGGCATCCGGTTCTTTTTCGGGTCGTGGTTGCTCTACGCCGGCCTTTCGAAATGGATCTTTATGGGGCCGGGCATGTTCGTCGGCTACATTTCCGCCCAGTTCGACAAGACCTGGTCGCCACACGTTTTGAATGTTTTTCTCGCCTGGCTGATCATGATCGTGGAGCCGGTGTTGGCCCTGCTGATTCTTTCCGGAAAGAAAGCGCGCACGGTGTGGACGCTGACTTCCTTGTTCATGTTTCTTCTGACCATCGGCCAAACCATCCTCATGAAGCCCGATGTCATTGCCAACTGGCAGTACCTGGTGTTGGTCCTGCTGTGCGCTGCCCTTAGCGATCCGGATCCCCCCGGCCCTATGTAG
- the bfr gene encoding bacterioferritin gives MKGNEKLLGTLNSLLSDELTAISQYMVHSEMCANWGYEKLHKDFEKRAVDEMKHAGKLIGRILFLEGTPIVNKLGRMSIGADASKQLAGDHALEMGAIQAYNQAIKLAGEVNDFATREMLEHILQEEDAHIDRIEALQDQIGHMTLPLFLTIQVG, from the coding sequence ATGAAAGGGAATGAAAAACTCTTGGGAACATTGAACTCTCTGTTGTCGGATGAATTGACCGCGATCAGCCAGTACATGGTTCATTCGGAAATGTGCGCCAACTGGGGGTACGAGAAGCTGCACAAGGACTTTGAAAAACGCGCCGTCGATGAGATGAAACATGCCGGGAAACTGATCGGCCGGATCCTCTTCCTCGAGGGAACGCCGATCGTCAACAAGCTCGGGCGGATGTCGATTGGAGCGGATGCATCCAAACAGCTTGCCGGCGATCACGCGCTCGAGATGGGTGCCATCCAGGCCTACAATCAAGCCATCAAGCTCGCCGGAGAAGTCAACGACTTTGCTACACGGGAGATGCTGGAACACATTCTCCAGGAGGAGGATGCACATATCGATCGGATCGAGGCGCTGCAGGACCAGATAGGCCACATGACGCTTCCCCTGTTTCTCACCATCCAAGTCGGATAG
- a CDS encoding 4a-hydroxytetrahydrobiopterin dehydratase has product MELSDKRCVPCRGGVPVMGAEEAGRLVSQVSGWTLEEETKGILREFRFRDFAEAMRFARQVGEIAEAEGHHPDLSVGWGYCTVRFRTHSIRGLHENDFIMAAKVNRLL; this is encoded by the coding sequence ATGGAACTTTCGGATAAGCGGTGCGTTCCATGCCGGGGCGGGGTTCCGGTGATGGGAGCGGAGGAGGCGGGAAGGCTGGTTTCCCAGGTCTCAGGCTGGACGCTCGAGGAGGAGACAAAAGGAATCCTCCGCGAATTCCGGTTCCGGGATTTCGCGGAGGCGATGCGGTTCGCCCGGCAGGTCGGGGAGATCGCGGAGGCCGAGGGACACCACCCGGACCTGTCCGTCGGATGGGGGTACTGCACGGTGCGGTTCCGGACCCACTCGATCCGGGGCCTGCACGAAAACGATTTCATCATGGCGGCGAAGGTCAACCGCCTCCTCTAA